A region of Solea solea chromosome 7, fSolSol10.1, whole genome shotgun sequence DNA encodes the following proteins:
- the LOC131462301 gene encoding odorant receptor 131-2-like, giving the protein MNSNNSVFGQSLAQVHSKFIIVQVLVVIFLCVNLLLIVTFFKNECFYTTTRYILFAVTLLSDSFLFLASDFIFIFNIFRVTMQVSVCSVSCIIVGLYLIVTPVTLTVMTLERYVAICMPLRHTELCSTTSTVHIILVIHGLSSVPYAVIFITFFASASLDFYYQYRTCIVEIFILYKWQGHVRSAVFQFYFLIMCLIIMLCYIKIMNVARTASGDDKISSRKGLKTVTLHAFQLLLCLIQFWYPLITSSLIHIDFTDLQHVRFFCYIMFNLAPRCLSPLIYGLRDEMFLHALKKCLTCGLCDRK; this is encoded by the coding sequence ATGAATTCAAACAACTCAGTGTTTGGTCAGAGTTTAGCGCAGGTGCACAGTAAGTTCATTATCGTGCAGGTGCTGGTGGTGATTTTTCTCTGCGTCAACTTGTTGCTGATCGTGACcttctttaaaaatgaatgtttctACACAACTACTCGCTACATCCTCTTTGCTGTGACGTTACTGTCGGACAGTTTCCTGTTCTTAGCGTCcgactttattttcatctttaacATTTTCCGAGTCACAATGCAGGTTTCGGTGTGCAGCGTCAGCTGCATCATTGTGGGCTTGTACCTCATCGTCACACCGGTGACTCTCACAGTGATGACACTGGAGCGCTACGTGGCCATTTGTATGCCCCTACGTCACACGGAGCTTTGCTCCACAACCAGCACTGTACACATCATCCTTGTCATTCACGGCCTCAGCTCTGTGCCCTATGCTGTCATTTTTATCACCTTCTTTGCTTCGGCATCTCTTGACTTTTACTATCAATATAGGACATGCATTGTGGAGATTTTCATTTTGTATAAATGGCAGGGTCACGTCAGGTCAGCTGTGTTTCAGTTCTACTTCCTCATCATGTGTCTCATTATCATGTTGTGctacattaaaataatgaacGTGGCCAGAACTGCGTCAGGAGATGATAAAATATCATCCAGGAAAGGACTCAAGACGGTGACTCTTCATGCTttccagctgctcctctgtctcatCCAGTTTTGGTATCCTTTAATAACGTCCAGTCTAATTCATATTGATTTCACTGACTTACAACATGTCCGTTTTTTTTGCTACATAATGTTTAATCTTGCACCGCGGTGTCTTAGTCCTCTTATTTATGGCCTGAGGGATGAAATGTTTCTCCATGCACTGAAAAAATGTCTCACCTGTGGCttgtgtgacagaaaataa